A single window of Methanomassiliicoccaceae archaeon DNA harbors:
- the cls gene encoding cardiolipin synthase encodes MFGIVIPGEYVTGSLSGDIMLFIIPINLIFIFSMMFWERSNPKSTILWLLVMLLFPPLGFILYLFFGQTFYSKYAFKSKAHYDGRLRRAVESQRVRLRMDCSLLEKNQPGSGEFVSTMMKIGHSYTNDNKIKVYTDGRDYYRDLFEDIRKARETINFEFYIIRDDEMGSALINLFIEKLKQGVQVRVMCDAYGFGKGPKKNMREFVKAGGQFTLFHNRATCLLTPRKNNRNHRKIMVVDGRIGWTGGHNVGNEYIGKGPLGDWRDTSVRIEGGAVLGMQIRFLTDWRYATRMDITTEDIFYKNVPGNGKEIVQIISGGPDVLESSPVHGQYMMMFTRCRKTLYIHTPYLVPDEAALSMLKLAATSGVDVRIIIPDKPDHPLVYWTNLFYANLLMQAGVRIYHYKNGFIHSKAIVADSYYCSVGSANLDERSMNLNFETNAMIYSHDVGKHLSEAFLKDLEKSVEFTTEKYGEKKIRDSVKIAFCRLAASQL; translated from the coding sequence ATGTTCGGAATAGTGATCCCCGGGGAATATGTCACGGGCAGCCTGTCAGGCGACATAATGCTTTTTATCATTCCTATCAACCTCATATTCATATTCTCAATGATGTTCTGGGAACGTTCCAACCCCAAGAGCACCATACTTTGGCTGCTCGTCATGTTGTTGTTCCCGCCCCTGGGATTCATACTGTACCTGTTCTTCGGACAGACGTTCTATTCGAAATATGCGTTCAAATCGAAGGCCCACTACGACGGGAGGCTCAGAAGGGCTGTTGAAAGCCAGAGGGTACGCCTCCGGATGGACTGTTCTTTGCTTGAAAAGAACCAGCCGGGAAGCGGCGAATTCGTCAGCACGATGATGAAGATCGGGCATAGCTACACGAACGATAACAAGATCAAAGTCTATACGGATGGGCGGGACTATTACAGAGACCTTTTTGAAGATATCCGCAAAGCAAGGGAGACCATAAATTTCGAGTTTTACATTATCAGGGACGATGAAATGGGTTCCGCCCTGATCAACCTGTTTATCGAGAAGCTCAAACAGGGAGTTCAGGTCCGGGTCATGTGCGACGCGTACGGTTTCGGAAAGGGACCCAAGAAGAATATGAGGGAGTTCGTCAAGGCAGGAGGCCAGTTTACGCTGTTCCACAACCGTGCGACCTGCCTGCTTACCCCGCGAAAGAACAACAGGAACCACCGCAAGATAATGGTAGTAGACGGCAGGATCGGATGGACAGGCGGCCACAACGTAGGTAACGAATACATAGGAAAGGGGCCGCTGGGCGACTGGAGGGACACCAGCGTCAGAATCGAGGGCGGAGCCGTCCTTGGAATGCAGATCAGGTTCTTGACGGATTGGAGATATGCCACAAGAATGGACATCACCACGGAGGACATCTTTTACAAGAACGTGCCTGGAAACGGAAAGGAGATCGTGCAGATAATCTCCGGCGGGCCCGATGTTCTGGAGAGCAGCCCGGTTCACGGTCAATATATGATGATGTTTACGCGTTGCAGGAAGACCCTCTACATACACACTCCGTATTTGGTGCCGGACGAGGCCGCGTTGTCGATGCTGAAGCTGGCCGCAACCTCAGGCGTTGACGTCAGGATAATAATACCTGACAAGCCCGACCACCCCCTCGTATACTGGACGAACCTGTTCTATGCCAACCTGCTGATGCAGGCAGGAGTCAGAATATACCACTACAAGAACGGATTCATTCACTCCAAGGCCATAGTCGCCGACTCGTACTATTGTTCTGTCGGCTCTGCGAACCTGGACGAACGAAGCATGAACCTTAACTTCGAGACCAACGCGATGATATACTCTCATGATGTGGGAAAACATCTGTCCGAGGCGTTCCTCAAAGACCTCGAAAAAAGCGTAGAGTTCACCACCGAAAAGTACGGTGAAAAGAAGATAAGAGATTCTGTCAAGATCGCTTTCTGTAGACTTGCCGCGAGTCAGCTCTGA
- a CDS encoding universal stress protein, whose translation MGNKELSKILIATDGSRVSEETVQYALDLASALENEIAVIYVSDEPLKEGEHDVSPGEAAVQYAVDEATKRAIPVEPFIEFGIPAVEIVKKAEEIGAKAIILGSIGRSGVSLWLVGSVAERVIKLAHCPVIVVRKSEHEEEGTRFGNMLIATDGSAANESAVRSGLRLASRLGMKVSTISINDIREIPRTNADEARAELNDISKEAVTRVIHQGAILGLNVDPIIEDGVPHKEIAERSSEYDLVVIGTLGRTGLTDMRVGSVAEKVIRYAKCPVMVVRASEVFVPLDSF comes from the coding sequence ATGGGGAATAAAGAGTTGTCCAAAATCCTTATAGCGACGGATGGCAGCAGAGTAAGCGAGGAAACGGTGCAATACGCCCTCGATCTGGCATCCGCTCTTGAAAACGAAATAGCTGTAATTTATGTGAGCGATGAACCTCTGAAAGAAGGAGAGCACGACGTATCTCCCGGGGAGGCGGCAGTACAGTACGCCGTAGACGAGGCGACCAAGAGGGCCATTCCCGTCGAACCGTTCATCGAGTTCGGTATACCGGCGGTCGAAATCGTCAAAAAGGCCGAAGAGATAGGCGCTAAGGCCATCATCCTCGGTTCGATAGGCAGATCGGGCGTTTCGCTGTGGCTTGTGGGAAGCGTCGCAGAAAGAGTGATCAAGCTGGCACACTGTCCTGTAATAGTCGTGCGCAAGTCCGAGCATGAGGAAGAGGGCACAAGGTTCGGAAACATGCTAATAGCTACCGATGGCAGTGCTGCCAACGAGTCGGCTGTGCGCAGCGGTCTCCGCCTGGCATCTCGTTTAGGGATGAAGGTCAGCACGATCAGCATCAATGATATCAGGGAAATCCCCCGCACGAACGCCGACGAGGCGAGGGCCGAGCTCAACGACATCAGCAAGGAAGCCGTGACCAGGGTGATCCATCAGGGCGCAATTCTGGGCCTTAACGTCGATCCGATAATAGAGGACGGGGTCCCTCACAAAGAGATCGCGGAGCGCTCCTCGGAATACGACCTTGTCGTCATAGGCACGCTGGGACGCACCGGTCTGACGGACATGCGCGTCGGAAGCGTTGCTGAAAAGGTCATCAGGTACGCTAAGTGCCCGGTCATGGTCGTAAGGGCTAGCGAAGTGTTCGTGCCGTTGGATAGTTTCTGA
- a CDS encoding zinc-ribbon domain-containing protein — MFCSQCGSENEDSASFCIRCGANIDRGVAPWQPEAKAPQKSKRNMLIALIATIAVLSAGAIGYVVWINPSGDPFVADEYILYADGDVGSGVIAIVSDPSDTDPTDGSCAVTLTMNAESLGGYTWGIRSLDQALYQYDGVDTYVYTGHSMPDGATLSDDGRTMACTLEPGRYSVMVQVNGSTYSGTFVLQGEVVRNYSWTFDPTYSADQTGGIDFTLEFKFQYGDCLSAAEYTGKRSISNVSTIEYLIAPFVSDSEVVTELEEQLAALYYEEMSIAATAGNYDYASFILTFVQEEFSYPDATSDGEEWGPDELLYGTSEYWAFPTETIMQGAGDCEDTSFLCALLFKAAGYDAAVAMVPGHAMAGVKLTSNPYSYSTPSYVGDYQIFQTVSIDGVSTKYYGCETTTDSQYHIGYTSVEYENRPLTDWVEPTITGLPTGMNGFYPV, encoded by the coding sequence GTGTTCTGCTCGCAATGCGGCTCCGAGAATGAGGACAGCGCAAGCTTCTGCATACGGTGCGGAGCAAACATCGATCGAGGGGTTGCACCATGGCAGCCAGAGGCCAAAGCACCGCAGAAGTCGAAAAGGAACATGCTCATTGCATTGATCGCGACCATTGCGGTCCTTTCCGCCGGCGCTATAGGTTATGTCGTATGGATAAATCCGAGCGGAGATCCCTTTGTCGCCGACGAATATATTCTTTATGCCGATGGTGACGTAGGGTCGGGAGTCATAGCAATAGTGTCCGACCCATCCGATACGGACCCCACCGACGGATCTTGCGCTGTGACCTTAACGATGAACGCGGAATCGCTAGGGGGATATACCTGGGGCATCAGGTCTTTGGACCAGGCATTGTACCAGTATGACGGAGTGGACACGTACGTCTATACCGGGCATAGCATGCCCGACGGAGCAACGCTCAGCGACGACGGCAGGACGATGGCATGTACGCTGGAACCAGGCCGCTATTCGGTGATGGTTCAGGTCAACGGCAGCACTTATTCGGGCACGTTCGTCCTCCAGGGAGAAGTTGTCAGGAATTATTCATGGACTTTCGACCCGACCTATTCGGCCGATCAGACAGGAGGGATCGATTTCACGCTGGAGTTCAAGTTCCAGTACGGCGACTGTCTGTCTGCGGCCGAGTATACCGGGAAACGCAGCATAAGCAACGTCTCGACCATCGAATACCTGATCGCCCCTTTTGTATCCGATAGCGAAGTCGTCACAGAACTGGAAGAACAGCTTGCTGCTCTTTATTATGAAGAGATGTCCATTGCCGCCACGGCGGGCAATTATGATTATGCATCGTTCATTCTTACGTTCGTGCAGGAGGAGTTCAGCTACCCTGATGCCACATCCGACGGCGAAGAATGGGGCCCCGACGAACTTCTATACGGCACAAGCGAATACTGGGCGTTTCCCACTGAGACCATAATGCAAGGTGCAGGAGACTGCGAGGACACATCTTTCCTTTGCGCTCTTCTTTTCAAGGCTGCGGGGTACGATGCGGCTGTTGCCATGGTGCCGGGACATGCGATGGCGGGAGTAAAGCTTACCTCAAACCCGTATTCTTACTCAACACCAAGCTATGTCGGCGACTACCAGATTTTTCAGACCGTTTCGATCGACGGCGTTTCTACCAAATATTACGGATGTGAGACCACAACGGACAGTCAATATCACATCGGATATACCAGTGTCGAATACGAAAACAGGCCTCTGACCGATTGGGTGGAGCCCACAATTACGGGTCTCCCCACGGGGATGAACGGTTTCTATCCCGTATGA
- a CDS encoding MBL fold metallo-hydrolase, with the protein MYQTRCTGGFLLMEGEDIIHVDPGPGALTQMNKIRYDLTRTDSVIISHAHPDHYADAESVIEGCAFGGWKKRGHIYGSVTALKGQDNLGPCISKYHQNIAKDCTVIVPGDVLEIEGLRTEICKSQHSDPTNVGFRFHTPDGIISYVSDTDYTPEIADQYIGSRVLILPVTAPDSMHIKGHLCTDHAISFIERAKPEIAIFIHLGIVMIRTGPEKQAEKTEKATGVTTVAVGDRTIMDIGQDIVFHEAQVYEGEWIPNSSP; encoded by the coding sequence ATGTATCAGACACGTTGCACCGGTGGCTTCCTTCTTATGGAGGGAGAGGATATCATTCACGTGGACCCGGGGCCAGGTGCATTGACCCAGATGAACAAAATAAGGTATGATCTAACCCGTACCGATTCCGTGATAATCTCCCACGCGCACCCTGATCATTATGCCGATGCGGAGTCGGTGATCGAAGGGTGCGCGTTCGGTGGTTGGAAGAAGAGAGGACACATTTACGGAAGCGTCACCGCGCTGAAGGGGCAGGACAACCTGGGACCTTGTATATCGAAATATCATCAAAATATCGCCAAGGACTGTACAGTCATCGTCCCGGGCGATGTGCTGGAAATAGAGGGCCTTAGGACAGAAATATGCAAGTCCCAGCACAGCGACCCCACGAACGTAGGGTTCAGGTTCCACACTCCCGATGGCATAATTTCATACGTAAGCGATACCGACTACACGCCCGAGATAGCGGACCAGTATATCGGATCGAGAGTCTTGATCCTTCCCGTAACCGCGCCCGACAGCATGCATATCAAGGGACACCTGTGCACAGACCATGCGATATCTTTCATCGAAAGGGCAAAACCGGAAATCGCCATCTTTATCCATCTGGGCATAGTCATGATAAGGACCGGCCCGGAGAAACAGGCAGAGAAAACGGAAAAGGCCACGGGAGTCACTACCGTTGCAGTAGGTGACAGGACCATCATGGACATTGGTCAGGACATAGTGTTCCATGAGGCCCAGGTCTATGAGGGAGAATGGATACCGAACAGCTCGCCCTGA
- a CDS encoding PHP domain-containing protein — MEATLLKMTQIIEFKRPDVALTVSSGKTCADMHFHTHYSDSYTQTKDVVRLAVDRGVGVAITDHNQIGGVLDAMEMKSDAFIIPGMEVSTSDGPHILTYFYSWRDLKAFWDNHIREHIR; from the coding sequence GTGGAGGCAACTCTGCTTAAGATGACCCAGATCATAGAATTCAAAAGGCCCGATGTGGCATTGACGGTCTCTTCGGGCAAGACATGTGCGGATATGCATTTTCATACGCATTATTCGGACAGCTACACACAAACGAAGGACGTCGTCAGGCTTGCTGTAGATCGGGGCGTTGGCGTAGCAATCACCGACCACAACCAGATAGGGGGAGTGTTGGACGCAATGGAGATGAAGAGCGACGCATTCATAATCCCGGGTATGGAAGTGAGCACGTCGGACGGCCCTCATATATTGACATACTTTTACAGCTGGAGAGACCTGAAGGCCTTTTGGGACAATCACATAAGGGAGCACATCAGATAG
- a CDS encoding ABC transporter ATP-binding protein, with product MGLEKRYGEFTAVDNLSLNIKKNSFTGLLGPNGAGKSTTLKMLTHLINTTSGEAYINGIDVTRDPKAALTGVGTVVETPEFYTYLTPRETFELLGQLIGMSSEKISAETASILEMVKMTEWADKKIGTFSKGMRQRVALGQAFLDEPSIIILDEPTSGLDPRGMAEMRDVLKNIRNGRDVTVVMSSHMLHEVSDLCDRVAILNHGKLILDDTIDAVTSRSGARQIIIKLDHTPTTDDVAKVAAISGITSASRFGVDIEAKMPSEFARSPDLFRAISDLGIGVYNMYENESLEATYLSLIKESR from the coding sequence ATCGGCCTAGAAAAAAGATACGGTGAATTTACCGCGGTCGATAATCTAAGCCTAAACATTAAAAAGAACAGTTTTACAGGTCTTCTAGGCCCCAACGGTGCCGGAAAGAGCACAACCCTGAAGATGCTGACACATCTGATCAACACAACCTCCGGAGAGGCATACATCAACGGCATAGATGTGACCAGGGATCCCAAGGCTGCGCTGACCGGGGTCGGGACCGTCGTCGAGACTCCCGAGTTCTACACATATCTGACCCCAAGGGAAACCTTCGAGCTCCTGGGACAGCTAATCGGAATGAGCAGCGAAAAGATCTCTGCGGAGACAGCATCGATACTGGAAATGGTCAAGATGACCGAATGGGCGGACAAGAAGATCGGCACATTCTCCAAAGGCATGAGGCAGAGGGTCGCCCTCGGACAGGCATTCCTGGACGAACCCAGCATCATAATATTGGACGAACCGACATCCGGCCTCGATCCGAGGGGCATGGCGGAGATGCGCGATGTCCTCAAAAACATCAGGAACGGAAGAGACGTTACGGTAGTGATGAGCTCCCATATGCTCCATGAGGTCAGCGACCTCTGCGACCGCGTTGCGATATTGAACCATGGAAAGCTGATACTGGACGACACGATCGATGCAGTCACATCAAGATCGGGCGCCAGACAGATAATAATCAAGTTGGACCACACCCCGACCACTGACGATGTGGCAAAGGTCGCGGCGATTTCAGGGATCACGTCCGCTTCCAGGTTCGGAGTCGACATAGAGGCTAAGATGCCGTCGGAATTTGCCCGCAGCCCCGATCTTTTCAGGGCGATCTCAGATCTCGGAATAGGAGTGTACAATATGTACGAGAACGAATCGCTCGAAGCCACATATCTGAGCCTCATCAAGGAGTCGAGGTGA
- a CDS encoding amidohydrolase family protein, whose translation MITVFRGGWVVTQNPSRDVYRGDVAVGGEKIIYAGPKYEGSADRDIDAEGDVVMPGMVNTHTHVAMSVMKGSLDDLLFPDFLNSSFKIDADRTDSDIDVGTKLGCMEMIRSGTTTFMDLYYSEDIIAKATQQAGIRGVLCWCVLDEDKTTQSGNPLKNCARFCNSNKNVRKIVPGVGLQGVYVCNEETCLGAKELSDREKLPMNFHLSETRGEVNEHRKSTGKRPAEWLADLGVFGPRGVAAHSAWLTMNEVRLIGMSGLSVSTCPASNMKLATGGVAPIPEFCSGGVNVSIGTDGNTTNNSLDMFSEMKILGLLQKASRWDATVAKAQELIDFATINGAKAVGMADKIGSLEPGKYADIIVLDGKAPNMRPLLPENIIGNIAYSASGLNVKHTMCQGDLVMENAVISTLDTEAVLAESEQVWRQLCLR comes from the coding sequence ATGATCACAGTGTTTCGCGGCGGATGGGTCGTCACCCAGAATCCCAGCAGGGATGTGTACAGGGGAGATGTGGCCGTCGGAGGCGAGAAAATAATCTATGCGGGGCCGAAATACGAAGGCTCTGCCGACAGGGACATCGATGCAGAAGGCGATGTCGTCATGCCAGGGATGGTCAATACCCACACCCACGTCGCGATGTCGGTTATGAAAGGTTCGCTAGACGACCTGCTGTTCCCGGATTTTCTCAATTCCAGTTTTAAAATCGATGCCGACAGGACCGACAGCGATATCGATGTCGGGACAAAGCTCGGATGCATGGAGATGATCCGCAGCGGAACCACGACCTTTATGGACCTATATTATTCGGAAGACATCATCGCCAAGGCCACACAGCAGGCCGGAATACGCGGTGTGCTGTGCTGGTGCGTGCTCGACGAAGACAAGACTACTCAGTCCGGAAATCCCCTGAAGAACTGTGCCAGATTCTGTAATTCAAATAAAAATGTCAGAAAGATAGTGCCGGGCGTGGGGCTGCAGGGCGTCTATGTCTGCAACGAGGAGACATGCCTGGGGGCAAAGGAGCTTTCCGACAGGGAAAAACTGCCGATGAACTTCCACCTTTCGGAGACAAGGGGGGAAGTCAACGAACACCGAAAATCAACAGGGAAGAGGCCGGCCGAATGGCTTGCAGACCTCGGAGTGTTCGGACCCAGAGGAGTCGCGGCACATTCTGCATGGCTGACTATGAACGAAGTCAGATTAATAGGCATGTCGGGCCTGTCGGTATCCACATGTCCGGCGTCCAACATGAAACTGGCGACCGGCGGAGTGGCCCCGATCCCCGAGTTCTGTTCCGGCGGGGTGAACGTGTCCATAGGGACCGATGGGAACACAACCAACAATTCCCTGGACATGTTCTCCGAAATGAAGATACTGGGACTCCTTCAGAAGGCCAGCAGATGGGATGCAACAGTGGCCAAGGCGCAAGAACTGATAGACTTCGCAACGATCAACGGTGCAAAAGCGGTGGGAATGGCCGACAAGATAGGTTCGCTGGAGCCCGGAAAATATGCCGATATAATAGTTCTAGATGGAAAGGCACCGAACATGAGGCCTCTGCTTCCCGAGAACATAATCGGAAACATAGCCTACTCTGCATCTGGCCTTAATGTCAAACATACAATGTGCCAAGGGGACCTCGTTATGGAAAATGCTGTCATCAGCACCCTGGACACAGAAGCGGTGCTTGCAGAGTCGGAGCAGGTGTGGAGGCAACTCTGCTTAAGATGA
- a CDS encoding PHP-associated domain-containing protein, with protein sequence MPTARLLDVLENENCVTSAAHPMGYLGSNKGLEVCIRKNYIPVSEAERLDAFEVISGGISRRSNMVACECATKYDLGITGGTDGHLLNELGKIVTISEASDIDGFLDSIVKRKNSVIGREKNLATKACMGLVSLTEFCRHTPSVGFVQLGQTVMNSRRHRRPPEENEIRADSRQVYRKRS encoded by the coding sequence ATGCCGACTGCAAGGTTGTTAGACGTTCTCGAGAACGAGAACTGTGTGACCTCAGCCGCGCATCCCATGGGATACCTCGGTTCTAACAAAGGGCTTGAAGTATGTATCAGAAAAAATTACATCCCCGTCTCGGAAGCTGAACGCCTGGATGCGTTCGAAGTTATCAGCGGAGGCATCTCCCGCAGGTCCAATATGGTCGCATGCGAATGTGCGACGAAGTACGACCTCGGCATCACCGGAGGCACAGACGGGCACCTTCTGAACGAACTTGGAAAAATCGTCACGATTTCGGAAGCTTCGGACATAGACGGGTTCTTGGACAGCATTGTGAAAAGAAAGAACAGCGTGATCGGACGCGAGAAGAATCTGGCTACAAAGGCGTGCATGGGCCTCGTATCCCTTACAGAGTTCTGCAGGCATACGCCGTCCGTGGGATTCGTCCAACTGGGACAGACGGTAATGAACTCCAGGAGACATCGCAGGCCACCTGAGGAAAACGAAATCAGAGCTGACTCGCGGCAAGTCTACAGAAAGCGATCTTGA
- a CDS encoding sugar O-acetyltransferase, protein MTNIIKFTVHLVSMQNDFAPNSFFGRIYEGKELSSEDPDYREFADALERARCICDEYNELRRRTPEERREMLGRLLMDEIDPDTMINPPFRCDVGFNIVLGKQVLINCNCTFLDSNRITIGDFVMIGPNVTIITPDHSRDPARRRVIGTVSKPVTIEDDAWIGAGSILLPGVTIGRGSIVGAGSVVTRDVPPGTTVAGNPARPIGVR, encoded by the coding sequence TTGACAAACATCATTAAGTTCACTGTGCATCTGGTTTCGATGCAGAATGATTTCGCCCCGAACAGTTTCTTCGGAAGAATATACGAAGGCAAAGAGCTAAGCAGCGAGGACCCCGACTATCGGGAATTCGCCGATGCCTTGGAACGTGCCAGATGTATATGCGACGAATATAATGAACTGAGGAGAAGGACTCCGGAGGAAAGAAGAGAGATGCTGGGAAGGCTGCTTATGGATGAGATCGACCCGGATACTATGATAAATCCTCCGTTCAGATGCGATGTGGGCTTTAACATAGTGTTAGGGAAACAGGTGCTCATCAACTGCAACTGCACGTTCCTGGACTCGAACCGCATAACCATAGGAGATTTTGTCATGATCGGCCCCAATGTGACGATTATCACTCCCGACCATTCCCGTGACCCCGCGAGAAGACGCGTGATCGGGACCGTTTCCAAACCCGTCACGATAGAGGATGACGCCTGGATCGGTGCCGGTTCGATACTGCTTCCAGGCGTCACAATAGGAAGGGGCTCTATTGTCGGAGCGGGGTCCGTCGTCACCAGGGACGTGCCTCCCGGAACTACCGTGGCTGGCAATCCCGCAAGACCGATAGGTGTCAGATAA
- a CDS encoding ABC transporter permease produces the protein MSLTESFKFRKGKVSITSDDLRQSLVIAKNEMRKFLSGKKILLFILLTALFLVIDIALPAFYWEEFGAFLSTPEEIMSWHASNISFIVLLGAVLFASFTIVSEFEERTYLLLFTRPVKKTTIFVGKFLACYAITLLVVLGFYGVSAVHSLVLEGAVTSKTLESIGMAMAYIFAVSGLAVFFSCISKKGSISALMTFFLVLMVPQIISVILTVVQPGGDYWYLLNIAGGSISSLFSSTVQISKALITLFLWGAVPLVLGWLIFLRREA, from the coding sequence ATGTCGTTAACAGAGTCTTTCAAATTCAGAAAAGGAAAAGTAAGCATTACGAGCGACGACCTCAGACAGTCGCTGGTCATAGCAAAGAACGAGATGCGCAAGTTCCTCAGCGGGAAGAAGATTCTCCTCTTCATATTGCTGACCGCGCTGTTCCTTGTGATAGACATAGCTCTCCCGGCGTTTTACTGGGAAGAGTTCGGGGCATTCTTATCAACCCCTGAAGAAATAATGTCTTGGCATGCGAGCAATATCTCTTTCATTGTGCTGTTGGGGGCGGTTCTCTTTGCTTCGTTCACAATAGTTTCCGAGTTCGAGGAAAGGACCTATCTGCTGCTGTTCACAAGACCTGTCAAGAAGACCACAATTTTCGTAGGTAAGTTCCTGGCATGCTACGCTATCACGTTGCTCGTGGTTTTGGGATTTTACGGCGTTTCAGCGGTACACTCATTGGTACTCGAAGGAGCGGTCACCTCGAAAACATTGGAATCCATCGGCATGGCGATGGCCTACATATTCGCCGTATCGGGCCTGGCGGTATTCTTTAGCTGTATCTCCAAGAAGGGAAGCATATCTGCGCTCATGACCTTCTTCCTGGTGCTTATGGTTCCCCAGATCATATCTGTGATTTTGACGGTCGTGCAGCCAGGCGGAGATTATTGGTACCTGCTGAACATAGCCGGAGGAAGCATATCCTCGCTCTTCAGTTCAACCGTTCAGATATCTAAGGCACTGATCACCCTATTCCTTTGGGGGGCGGTTCCGCTCGTGCTCGGTTGGCTGATATTCCTGAGAAGGGAAGCATAA
- the cca gene encoding CCA tRNA nucleotidyltransferase, whose amino-acid sequence MSIESEVLEIIKPKQHEIERIFDAAKSLKNMAENYIRDNDLSATEVRFVGSFAKDTFLSDPDLDIFLMFPPGVPREILESEGLKAGEDILHGSRMYSEHPYTRGKFMGLDVDMVPCYILENTKKLQSSVDRTPFHTEYVLSHLKQEQKDDVRLLKKFMKGIAAYGAEPNTRGFSGYLCELLVIKYGSFRQVLEAASEWKEGAVIEIEGRGPVSVAPMTVYDPVDSRRNVASAVHLDTMSLFIVASRAYLQSPDMRFFFPIDRHVMTQEELRGKAEHHGSRLLTIVFKRPNVIEDNLYSQLWKTQYALTRKMNEFDFTVLRSVHEMDDREMRIVFELERDLLSKTFKHVGPPVGVPNADSFLKKWKSNEYGEPFIEDGDWNVIAERMYLTAKEMLSEEAAIAGIGRELDPETMTIRDHEDTIKCTPADLLTELLDPRMSWEN is encoded by the coding sequence ATGAGCATAGAGTCGGAAGTGCTGGAAATAATAAAGCCCAAGCAACATGAGATCGAGCGTATCTTTGATGCAGCGAAGAGTCTCAAGAATATGGCTGAGAATTACATCCGGGACAACGATCTTTCGGCCACCGAAGTGCGGTTCGTCGGCTCATTTGCAAAAGACACGTTCCTTTCCGACCCCGACCTTGACATTTTCCTTATGTTTCCCCCTGGTGTTCCCCGCGAAATACTGGAGAGCGAGGGGCTGAAAGCCGGAGAGGACATTCTTCACGGTTCGCGGATGTATTCGGAACACCCTTACACCCGCGGAAAATTCATGGGACTGGATGTGGATATGGTCCCTTGCTATATCCTCGAGAACACCAAGAAGCTGCAGTCCTCGGTGGACAGGACCCCATTTCATACGGAATATGTGCTCTCCCACCTTAAGCAGGAGCAGAAGGACGATGTCCGCCTCCTTAAGAAATTCATGAAGGGGATCGCTGCATACGGTGCAGAACCCAACACCCGAGGTTTCTCCGGATATCTGTGCGAGCTCCTTGTCATCAAGTACGGGAGTTTCAGACAGGTTCTTGAAGCGGCATCCGAATGGAAAGAGGGGGCTGTGATCGAGATAGAAGGCAGAGGGCCGGTATCCGTCGCCCCTATGACCGTCTACGACCCGGTGGATTCCAGGAGGAACGTCGCATCCGCTGTACATCTGGACACGATGTCCCTTTTTATTGTCGCCTCGCGGGCGTATCTTCAAAGCCCGGATATGAGATTCTTCTTCCCCATAGATCGCCACGTGATGACGCAGGAAGAGCTCAGGGGCAAGGCAGAACACCACGGCTCGCGCCTTCTTACGATCGTTTTCAAGAGACCGAACGTGATAGAAGACAACCTATATTCACAGCTGTGGAAGACCCAATACGCTTTGACAAGAAAAATGAACGAGTTCGATTTCACGGTGCTGAGGTCCGTCCATGAGATGGATGACAGAGAGATGAGGATCGTTTTCGAGCTGGAGCGCGACCTTCTTTCTAAAACTTTCAAACACGTCGGCCCCCCGGTAGGCGTTCCGAATGCAGACTCTTTCCTTAAAAAGTGGAAGAGCAACGAGTACGGAGAGCCGTTCATTGAAGACGGAGATTGGAACGTTATAGCCGAAAGGATGTACTTGACCGCAAAAGAAATGCTCTCTGAAGAGGCTGCTATAGCAGGCATTGGACGAGAGCTGGACCCGGAGACCATGACCATAAGGGACCACGAGGACACAATAAAATGTACCCCGGCAGACCTTCTGACCGAGCTTCTTGACCCCCGGATGAGCTGGGAGAACTGA